The Fimbriimonadales bacterium genome has a window encoding:
- a CDS encoding sigma-70 family RNA polymerase sigma factor — protein sequence MTEQEKDLEMEATMSHAASLTGGITDEVLVAAAREGDYQAFERLYAEHRLTVYRYVYQMLHSRDEAEDITQEAFVRAFQNLHRFRKQAKFSTWIVRIAMNLCTDRVRMNSRRASLEQQEAAGALEWMTIGKTINPTEEMERERRAEIVRKALLGMPAHHRSVLILRDFEEKDYHEIAEILGCSVGGAKLRVLRARRALRDRLIPLLGEGKEEKSQK from the coding sequence ATGACAGAACAAGAAAAGGACCTCGAAATGGAAGCCACGATGTCTCATGCCGCCTCGCTTACAGGAGGGATAACCGACGAAGTGTTGGTTGCTGCAGCGCGTGAAGGGGATTACCAGGCTTTCGAAAGGTTATACGCGGAGCATCGCCTGACCGTTTACCGATATGTGTATCAGATGTTGCATTCTCGAGATGAAGCGGAGGATATCACCCAAGAAGCATTCGTGAGGGCATTCCAAAACCTTCATCGTTTTCGAAAACAAGCGAAGTTTTCGACCTGGATAGTGCGAATTGCTATGAACTTATGCACTGACCGTGTAAGGATGAATTCACGCAGGGCATCTCTCGAACAGCAAGAAGCCGCGGGAGCGCTCGAATGGATGACGATAGGGAAAACAATAAACCCGACTGAGGAGATGGAACGCGAACGTCGAGCAGAAATAGTTCGAAAAGCGCTCCTGGGGATGCCTGCTCATCACAGAAGTGTATTGATTTTGCGTGATTTCGAGGAAAAAGATTATCACGAGATTGCTGAAATATTGGGCTGTTCAGTCGGTGGGGCGAAACTTCGAGTTCTGCGTGCCAGAAGGGCATTGCGCGATAGACTCATCCCGCTTTTAGGCGAAGGCAAGGAGGAAAAATCGCAAAAATGA
- a CDS encoding DNA-3-methyladenine glycosylase has translation MTESLWRIVSLPAVEAAPLLLGCIFRFGKTAGKIVEVEAYSEEDPASHSFGGMRHRNRHMFLGPGHLYVYRSYGVHWCVNIVVGAEGSGEAVLIRSLEPTMGISTMKRRRNCSDLSRLCCGPGCVAAAMGITGKHSGLLLGEGIADLEPPSEPIPIMVSTRIGIRKAADWQRRFFIAGNPYVSHNKRGKEFVVPVGVMGYEVMG, from the coding sequence ATGACGGAGTCTCTCTGGCGAATCGTCTCTTTGCCAGCCGTCGAGGCTGCCCCCTTGCTGTTAGGATGCATTTTTCGCTTTGGAAAGACAGCCGGAAAAATCGTCGAAGTCGAAGCCTACAGCGAAGAAGACCCGGCGAGCCATTCTTTTGGAGGAATGCGGCATAGAAATCGTCACATGTTCCTCGGACCTGGGCATCTTTACGTGTATCGGAGTTATGGTGTGCATTGGTGCGTGAATATCGTGGTAGGAGCCGAAGGTTCAGGGGAGGCTGTTCTTATCCGATCTCTCGAACCTACTATGGGTATATCTACGATGAAAAGACGCCGAAATTGTTCCGATTTATCCCGTTTATGCTGTGGTCCGGGCTGCGTTGCGGCTGCAATGGGAATCACAGGCAAACATAGTGGCTTACTCCTCGGAGAAGGCATTGCCGATTTAGAACCGCCGTCGGAACCCATTCCAATAATGGTAAGCACTCGCATAGGAATACGAAAGGCTGCTGACTGGCAAAGAAGGTTTTTCATCGCGGGAAATCCCTATGTAAGCCACAACAAAAGGGGGAAGGAATTCGTTGTGCCAGTGGGGGTCATGGGCTATGAGGTCATGGGATAA